The genome window GGCTCTGCATTATCCAAATTACCCTTTACAACTAAGCTTAAATTCTGAATAGTATCTAAGATTCTATTTACTCTCTCTACTTTTTCTTCCACACTAGATTCAGTTTTAAAATTTTCATCTTTTCCTATCATACTCAAATCTATTGTCAAAGAATATATTTTTAAAGATTTATCATACTCATAGTTGTATGGCATTAATCCAGAAGATTTTGCTCCACCTTTTTCTTGAAGATTTATATTGTTAGCTTCTGCATAAGTTGTCGCTAAATAAAGATTGTTATGGAATCTAGCATCAACTCTAAAAGCATCACAAGCTATTGCATCTGTAAAGTAAAATGAACTATTTCTAATATACGTTTGCTTTTTAGCTCCAACAGCGGTATTCATATATCCACCCTCTAAAGCTCTACAATTACTAACATTTCTTTCTTCTGAAACATCTTTTTGTGTTGCTCCATCTACTGTAACCACTAAATCATCATACATTCCACTTTGAACCATAACTGCATTTTTCAAGCTCTCTCTACTTCTTGTTGCGTAAACTTTTCCTTCTCTATAAATTTTTTGAACAGTTGAAACGTTTCCTAACCCCTCTCCATAATTAGATGTCATATTTGCAACTACAGTTAGTGTTAAAGATTTTTTTTCCATTATTTTGCCCCCTCTTCATTCTTTTGATTACTTTCAAAATCTATTTTTCCAGAATACCCCTCTTTATCTCCTAAACAATTTATAAATATGTAAGCCAAATTTTTATTTGCTTCAAAGTCATAACACAAAGGAATTAATGCTCTTATCGGTAACTGTGCTGTTGATGATAGATGAAGTAAAACCTCTTTAACTCTATCATAATCTTTTAATGATATTGCTGTTACTAACCTTTGTTCATAAGTTCTAATTTTATTCTCTGGTAATTTCACTCTTATTTTTGCCGCATCTTCACGAGCTTGTTTATATTGATAATACATCTCCTTTACCCCCTTATAAATCAAAATATTTATAGAGATTAAATGACTCACTAAATATTTTTTAGTTCCATTTTTTAATAAAAATTCAATTAAGTTATCTAACGACAATAGATTTAAAATGCTATCTGTTACTATTTTCTCTACTGGAATATATTCAGAAGATGAAAAGCCACTTATTTTTCCAATATTACAAGGATATTTTAAAGCTACTTTGGTTTCCTCTCTTATATTTTTAAAAATATCTATAGCTTCTTGACGAATAAATAGCGTCTCAAAGAAATCTTTTTCTCTATCTTTAACAATTACTTCAACATCAAATTCTATTCTTGAATTAGCTGTTCCTAAATTCAAAAGTATCTCAGATCTCAAAGTATTTCTCTCTTCTGGTCTAAAATCTACATTATTAACCATCACCATTTTTTTTAAATCTACGTTACAATTAATAAAAAATGCCTCTCTATCCTTACTAAAACCAAATGGTATAAAATCAAAATACTCACTATCGTTATATACAAATGTTTTCGCATCCTGCTTATATGAATTCCCTTTAGATTTTTTTCCCATATCAATTGAGTATCCATTTATACGACAAACTTTTCCTTTTTTATTAAGAAGTTGATTTGGATTACAAAAATTATAGTATAAACTTCTACCACCTTTATAAGTATTTTTTATAATTTCAGTTTTATTATCTTCTATAACTTTTACTATCTCTTCTGAGTTCTCTCCATCATACTTAATCTTAGAAAATAAATTTTTTAAAATTGTATTAGCTTTTAACTTTTCATTGATCAGCTTCACTCTTTCTGTTTCTTTACTTTCATCATCATAACTAATTTCTAAATTCTCAAGAATAGCTATGTGGTGCATAGATTCTTTAAAATATTTTTCAACAAACTCTAAATATCTTTCTTCAAAAATATCTTCATCTTCAAATTCAATATAGTCTTCAGTTAAGATATAATCACAAGAGTGATAGCTTAAATATCTAGATATTCCAACTATCGCTGAGCTATATCTCCAATCTAAAGGCTCTAATTTTATCAATGCCATCTTACAGCCCCCCTATTCAATTATATCTAACATTCCAAACCCCATTGATTTTCTACTACTTAAAGCTCCACTCTTATACAGACTATTTAAAATCTCTTTTCTTCCTCTTATTTCAATTATACCAAGTGTTCCTTGCATTTTTATTCCATAAAATGTTGTTACTACTTTTTTTGTTTCTAAAGGAAAAATTTCTAACTCTACTAAATATTTTTCTGGAAACTCTCCTTTAAGTGTAGTTAATAGGTTTCTTTTTAAAACTTCTATTCCTTTTTCATCTAAAAGATGATACCAGCTTTTATCTTCATTTAATTGCTCTCTAATAATTAAAGGTGATAAAATTTTAAAAATTGCTTTATCATTTTCTATTTTTTTCTCTTTTATTTTTATTGCTCTTATTAAAGTTAATTTGTTATTTTTAAATGTATATGAATTTTCTAAATTTTGTAAAAAGGCGTTAAAATAATGCAATCCCAAAAGTTCATCCTCTGTTGAAAATATAACTTTTATATTATTACTTTTTAATAAAATACTATTTTTATTGAATTGAAGTGGTGTAAAAAATGGTGCGAAGGTTACTCTTTTTTCTTTTCCTATATCATATAAACTTTTAAATAAATCTTTGTCATAATTTTCAATTACACTCTTGAAAAATGACACTATTGTTTTTCTAAACTCAATTGGTATTTCGTTCTTTTCAACTATAAAATTTAATTCTAATCTCATATAATCCCCCCTTTTCATCGTTATTTATAAAATAGCATGCTGATTTTATTAAGTCAAATCTTTATTTGACTATTAAAAGAAATTAGAGGTTTTCTCATCAACTAATCCCCAAAAATGTTTTTTCAACTTCTTACTTTGTGGATTTTCAAAAACAATTAACGAGTCATAATCATCTCTTATATAGTCCTTTAACTCTAACCGAAGCTTTTCTAAAAGAGGTGGTGTTAACTCTCCTTCAAAAACAGAGTTTTGAATATGTGTAAGATACCTTTTACAAATCTTAAAAACGTTTCTAAGAACCTTACTACCTTCAGGATTATCTAAGGATATATCGTAAACTAAAATTATATACATAAATCACCACCACATTTTAAATGAATTATACTGTACATCTTCAACTATTGTTTTTATCAATTTATAGCACTCTAATCTCAATAGATGTCTATAGCTTGTATTTCTATTTAAATCTCTATGTTTAATGGTTGTTTTCATTCTTTCATCAAATTCTTTTAAAATTTTCATCTTTGCTTTTGGTTTTAAGTAACAAAAGTTTGATTCTTTATCAAAATCGTCCTCTGTAATAATATTTTTATTTATTAGTGAAAAAATCATTCGATCACTTATTAGAGGTTTAAATATTTCAGAAATATCTAAGCATAAAGAAAATCTTTTTTCTCCAGGAACATGCAAGTAACTAATAGTTGGATTTAATTGAGTTTTATAAATCTCACTTAATGTTGCTGTGTAAACTAAGGTATTAATAAAAGATATTAAACAATTTACCATATTATCTGGTGGTCTTTTAACTCTTTTTTCAAACTCCACTTCTTTATTAAAAATTTTATTCCAAGAATCATAATATAGTTTTCTAATATTTCCCTCTATTCCCATTAACTCTTGAACACTTTTTGTTTTTTTAATCTCTTTTACGAGAAACTCTATATTTGAAATTGTTTCAGATAAATCTTTATCTCTATTGTTATAATACTTTAAATTTCTTAAAATATTATGAGCTCCACCTACTATAAACTCTTGAGCTAGCATCATTTTTTTATTTTCATCTAAAAGTGCTTCAACCTGCTTAACAAGAAGTGCTCCTGATACTTTTGTTTCTTTAGGATAAAAACTCCCTGTATAAAATCCATAGTAATTAAAAAAATGAGTTGGAATATTTAATTGTCCCATATAATTTAAACATTTAGTATTTAATGTTAACTCTCCAAAAACATATATATCTCTAGCCACTTCTATTTTTAAATCTTTAAATTCACCTGTTGGTGTTTTTAATCTAAATACATTATCTTTTCTACTTAATGTTCCATTTGAAAAAAGATAGTAACTTTCACTCATATTTAAAATTCCTCCTAACACATACAATATTCAAAATATGCACAACTTTTGCAAATAGGTAACTTTTTAAAGATTGGTGGTGATTCAGATGTTAAAATAATTTTTATCTCTTCTAAAATATTTTCAATTTTTTTTATATCTTCTTCCTCTAAAGTAACCTCTTGAATCTCTTTAATTTTAGGATAATCAATTATTCCTTTTTTTACATCTATATTTTTGTTTTTTAGAAAGTATAAATAATATTTAACTTGCCATATACTTGCCTCTTCTATATTTTTACTCTTTTTAACTTCATGCAAGACTTCCCAACGCTTTAAAAAATCAATATTGATAGTTTCATCTATCATAATATGTTTCTCTTCTTTAGAATATGAACTTTCATCTAAAAGCTTTCCTAAAATGACATTTTCATTCTCTTCTTCAAACGATATATCTTTTGAAAATAACCAAAGTTTTCTTTTGCAAACGAAATAATAATAAAACATAATCCCTGTTATCTTATGCACTTCCCCCTCCTTTAATTTTAATCTATTTATTCACTTCGACCAATACTTAAATTTCCTTTTTTATTTTCAGAAATTACTATTTTCTCTAAATTCATTTAAGTTTATAAAAAAATATATCTATAATTTTTAATTCTTTCTAAACATCTTCAGATATCTACAATTTATTTTTTACAAACCAATATTTATATAGATACATAAAAAATAGATATAAATATAACAGAACAATTAAAATATAAATCTTAAACATCTCTTTTAAATTTTGAAACTCCTTTTCACCGAAATCTTTTTTAGAGGCATCTAACGTTATTATTTTAGTCATTTTATTTTTCTTTGTTATAACTCCTGTCGTACTAAACTCGATTCCATTTACAAACTTTAAAATTTGTTTTGAATTTCTTTTTAATAAATCGTAACTGACACCTCCAGTCGAAAAAGTATAGTAGCGTCTTACATTTTCAGGTATCAAATCTATCTTAAACATAAAATCATTTTTTCTAATCTCTCTACGCTCTTTTAAAAATTCAATCTCTTGTTCATAAAAACTATAAACATCAGCCATTTGAATAACGCTTTCATTTCTCAAAGGATATAGTGGAAGTTCTTTAAGACGAGTTACTACCTCATTATCTTCGGTAGAGTTTTCCTTTCTTAAAAGATAGATTGTTCCTGTAGATTCATCTGACATAGCCTGAACATTTTTTAGAATTAATTTATCTCCTATTTCAAAATCTGAAAAACTATATTCTTTCTCTCTCGTAATAACTATCTCTTTTGGAGTACCTCTATGTAGGCCATCACTATAGATTTTAAAAGCTTTAAAAGAAAAAACTAAACAAACGATTAACGTTAATAAAGTAGATATTTCAATACATCTAAGCCGACTAACTCTAGTAGTTAACTTTCCATTTGTTATAACATCATCTATTGAAAAAGTTGGAAAATATTCCACTTTACATAATTTTTCTCCAATTTTATATAGTTTTGAAAAAAACAGACCATTTAAATTAAAAATAATAGTACATACCACAATACACAAAGTAGATATAATCGTTAGTTTTGAAAAAGGATTAAAAAATGCAACCAATAAAAATATAAAAGATAAAATAAGGTTACTAAAAATTGGATCTGTTTTATCTTTTTCTGTCGGAAAACTCTTAATCTCTTTAACATAATCTAAAATATTAAATCCATTTATCTCAATAACATAAAAACTTCCTGAATGTATAACTCCTTTTAAAGTTACAGCATCATTCTCTTTTAAAAAGAACTCATTCTTATTTATAAAATGAGAATTAAAAATATTTATTTTCCAATCGTTGATATAGTCAAAAGAGTATCTGTACTTAATCCCATATTTCCCACGAAAACTTCTATCTTTTTTCTTGACCTCTCCTTCTAAAATAGTCACAGTCCCTTTATTTTTTAATAAGAATATATTTTTGTAAATTCCATTCAATAAAAGCAAATCTTTTTTAGATAAAATCTCCTTAGTTTCTTTAACACTTTCCAATTTTTCCTTAGTCACCGGTTCAAAATAAAAACTATCATAAACATAGCATAGATAGAAAAAAATAATAAAAAATGTAATTATTAAAAGTTCTCCCATTTTCCCCTCATCTCTATAAATTATTATTTAATTATCAGATTTATAATTTTTTTTATATAACTCACTTTCTTCATCTTCATTTAAAACACACTCATAGATAATAGCTCCATCTTCTGAATACTCTACCTCTTTAGATCCTGTTCTCTTATCACCAACATAAGTATCCATAACTTCATAAATTAATCTATCATTTTTAAAATTTTGTGTTTTTATCCATATACCACTTCCAAGTTTATTAACTTCATCAACATAAAATGTAATTGGAGAATCATATTTGAAAACTTGAACTATCGTAACATCTTTTAAATGCTCATACTCTTTTTTTAAAAATATCTTTGAAGAAACATCATTTGAAATCTTAGCTAATACTTTCCTATCAGAATCATAATAAATTAAAGATATCAATCGATCATCTTCCCACATTTCATCTGTTACAATCTCTTTTGATGAATAATATGTTTTTTTCACTCCATCTAATTTCCCATTTTTCCAGTTGGAAAACTCTTTGATACTTCCATCTTCAAAATATTCATGATATTCGCCTACGTATTTTCCATTTTTCAAAGTATATTCCAATCTTTTTTTATCCGTATAGAGTGGTTTTATTTTTTCTCTTCCAATCCACTCAACTCTAAAATCCTCCTCATAATATTC of Cetobacterium sp. ZOR0034 contains these proteins:
- the cas7i gene encoding type I-B CRISPR-associated protein Cas7/Cst2/DevR codes for the protein MEKKSLTLTVVANMTSNYGEGLGNVSTVQKIYREGKVYATRSRESLKNAVMVQSGMYDDLVVTVDGATQKDVSEERNVSNCRALEGGYMNTAVGAKKQTYIRNSSFYFTDAIACDAFRVDARFHNNLYLATTYAEANNINLQEKGGAKSSGLMPYNYEYDKSLKIYSLTIDLSMIGKDENFKTESSVEEKVERVNRILDTIQNLSLVVKGNLDNAEPIFVVGGLSPRMTHIFENTIRVKDNKLHISKDLKNKIEDGYYVGLLEGDNLDNELEIVNSLNPISVGEVFKKLKDDVKKYYGV
- the cas8a1 gene encoding type I CRISPR-associated protein Cas8a1/Csx8, translating into MALIKLEPLDWRYSSAIVGISRYLSYHSCDYILTEDYIEFEDEDIFEERYLEFVEKYFKESMHHIAILENLEISYDDESKETERVKLINEKLKANTILKNLFSKIKYDGENSEEIVKVIEDNKTEIIKNTYKGGRSLYYNFCNPNQLLNKKGKVCRINGYSIDMGKKSKGNSYKQDAKTFVYNDSEYFDFIPFGFSKDREAFFINCNVDLKKMVMVNNVDFRPEERNTLRSEILLNLGTANSRIEFDVEVIVKDREKDFFETLFIRQEAIDIFKNIREETKVALKYPCNIGKISGFSSSEYIPVEKIVTDSILNLLSLDNLIEFLLKNGTKKYLVSHLISINILIYKGVKEMYYQYKQAREDAAKIRVKLPENKIRTYEQRLVTAISLKDYDRVKEVLLHLSSTAQLPIRALIPLCYDFEANKNLAYIFINCLGDKEGYSGKIDFESNQKNEEGAK
- the cas6 gene encoding CRISPR-associated endoribonuclease Cas6 encodes the protein MRLELNFIVEKNEIPIEFRKTIVSFFKSVIENYDKDLFKSLYDIGKEKRVTFAPFFTPLQFNKNSILLKSNNIKVIFSTEDELLGLHYFNAFLQNLENSYTFKNNKLTLIRAIKIKEKKIENDKAIFKILSPLIIREQLNEDKSWYHLLDEKGIEVLKRNLLTTLKGEFPEKYLVELEIFPLETKKVVTTFYGIKMQGTLGIIEIRGRKEILNSLYKSGALSSRKSMGFGMLDIIE
- the cas2 gene encoding CRISPR-associated endonuclease Cas2; its protein translation is MYIILVYDISLDNPEGSKVLRNVFKICKRYLTHIQNSVFEGELTPPLLEKLRLELKDYIRDDYDSLIVFENPQSKKLKKHFWGLVDEKTSNFF
- the cas1b gene encoding type I-B CRISPR-associated endonuclease Cas1b; translated protein: MSESYYLFSNGTLSRKDNVFRLKTPTGEFKDLKIEVARDIYVFGELTLNTKCLNYMGQLNIPTHFFNYYGFYTGSFYPKETKVSGALLVKQVEALLDENKKMMLAQEFIVGGAHNILRNLKYYNNRDKDLSETISNIEFLVKEIKKTKSVQELMGIEGNIRKLYYDSWNKIFNKEVEFEKRVKRPPDNMVNCLISFINTLVYTATLSEIYKTQLNPTISYLHVPGEKRFSLCLDISEIFKPLISDRMIFSLINKNIITEDDFDKESNFCYLKPKAKMKILKEFDERMKTTIKHRDLNRNTSYRHLLRLECYKLIKTIVEDVQYNSFKMWW
- the cas4 gene encoding CRISPR-associated protein Cas4 → MHKITGIMFYYYFVCKRKLWLFSKDISFEEENENVILGKLLDESSYSKEEKHIMIDETINIDFLKRWEVLHEVKKSKNIEEASIWQVKYYLYFLKNKNIDVKKGIIDYPKIKEIQEVTLEEEDIKKIENILEEIKIILTSESPPIFKKLPICKSCAYFEYCMC
- a CDS encoding toxin-antitoxin system YwqK family antitoxin, whose protein sequence is MKSSNKKLIVGIGIAIFIFLTSFTSKIKRREGYRGVYPSLNFKMSSNSTEGTLYIVLGMTLEPLAIPVYMVDRTSSFLYDTILFPIDLYRDYKASNGKFIEYYEEDFRVEWIGREKIKPLYTDKKRLEYTLKNGKYVGEYHEYFEDGSIKEFSNWKNGKLDGVKKTYYSSKEIVTDEMWEDDRLISLIYYDSDRKVLAKISNDVSSKIFLKKEYEHLKDVTIVQVFKYDSPITFYVDEVNKLGSGIWIKTQNFKNDRLIYEVMDTYVGDKRTGSKEVEYSEDGAIIYECVLNEDEESELYKKNYKSDN